A stretch of the Amycolatopsis sp. BJA-103 genome encodes the following:
- a CDS encoding GNAT family N-acetyltransferase translates to MRSDTIDALQSYIRTTAANFRETERIGPFLATFTTGNDHMFLNYAIPDNGGKPTAQDVAKLTEAFRARGLTPRLEFLTEAAPEAEAVLVEGGYTLERRIPLMVCPPGRVVGQPVPGGIALKTPVTPAELRLMIRAQTVAFGEPDPGEHAEPSSSQLNGETISVMAVTETGECVGGGVATAVLDGASEIAGIGVLDGYRQRGIAAALTEHLAREAHARGGESVFLTPGAGQAERVYGRVGFETVAECVHLSII, encoded by the coding sequence GTGCGTTCAGACACGATCGATGCTCTGCAGTCCTACATCCGCACCACCGCGGCGAACTTCCGCGAAACCGAGCGGATCGGGCCGTTCCTGGCCACCTTCACCACCGGGAACGACCACATGTTCCTCAACTACGCGATCCCCGACAACGGCGGGAAGCCCACCGCGCAGGACGTCGCGAAGCTGACCGAGGCGTTCCGCGCACGCGGGCTCACGCCGCGGCTGGAGTTCCTGACCGAGGCCGCTCCCGAGGCCGAAGCCGTGCTCGTCGAAGGCGGCTACACCTTGGAACGGCGGATCCCGTTGATGGTCTGCCCGCCGGGGCGGGTCGTCGGGCAGCCGGTTCCCGGCGGGATCGCGCTGAAGACACCCGTCACCCCCGCCGAACTCCGGCTGATGATCCGGGCGCAGACGGTGGCGTTCGGCGAACCCGACCCCGGTGAGCACGCCGAGCCGTCCTCTTCCCAGCTGAACGGCGAGACGATCTCGGTCATGGCGGTCACCGAAACCGGTGAATGTGTCGGCGGCGGGGTCGCGACGGCGGTCCTCGACGGCGCGAGTGAAATCGCGGGGATCGGGGTCCTCGACGGGTACCGGCAGCGCGGGATCGCCGCGGCGCTGACCGAGCACCTGGCCCGTGAGGCCCATGCCCGTGGCGGCGAGTCGGTGTTCCTGACGCCGGGCGCCGGGCAGGCGGAGCGCGTCTACGGCCGGGTCGGCTTCGAGACCGTGGCCGAGTGCGTGCACCTGTCAATCATCTGA
- a CDS encoding sterol carrier family protein, whose amino-acid sequence MASSRSVDPAELRAAITAISPWLSGSGPEPTRPELAAAVRLSLRTLAADAPGKSVEVRVPPFAAVQCVEGLRHTRGTPPNVVETDPRTWLELATGRLGWADAVESGRVTASGSRADLAHWLPLVRL is encoded by the coding sequence ATGGCCTCTTCGCGTTCGGTCGACCCCGCTGAGTTACGTGCCGCGATCACGGCGATTTCCCCCTGGTTGAGCGGATCCGGGCCGGAGCCCACCCGTCCTGAGCTGGCCGCGGCGGTGCGGCTGAGTCTGCGGACGCTGGCCGCGGACGCCCCGGGGAAGAGTGTCGAAGTGCGGGTGCCGCCGTTCGCGGCGGTGCAGTGTGTCGAAGGATTGCGTCACACGCGCGGGACGCCGCCGAACGTCGTCGAAACGGATCCGCGCACGTGGTTGGAACTGGCGACCGGGCGGCTCGGCTGGGCCGACGCCGTCGAGTCGGGGCGGGTCACCGCCTCCGGGAGCCGGGCCGATCTGGCTCACTGGCTGCCCCTGGTCCGCCTCTGA
- a CDS encoding helix-turn-helix domain-containing protein — MNAVTPSGGEQSLGPTARRMILGSQLRRMREDAGITRQEAGYSIRGSESKISRLELGRVGFKERDVADLLTMYGMTDPDERQLFLDMVKESNEPGWWRRYGDLMPTWFNDLVGLEEAAARIQVWEPLYVTGLLQTEDYARAIMSHGRKDMVNEQIDRRVALRMRRQKMLSRPDAPRLWLVLDESVLHRPIGDRDVLKGQIDYLLEMIQQPNISVQVLPFDRSGYSADSAFSLLRFAEEELPNIAYTEYLTGAHYIDKRDEIERYSRALDMLAETPDRSRQMLLKRRAEI, encoded by the coding sequence ATGAACGCGGTCACCCCGTCCGGCGGTGAGCAGTCCCTGGGTCCCACCGCGCGGCGGATGATCCTCGGCTCACAGCTCCGGCGGATGCGCGAAGACGCGGGGATCACTCGCCAGGAGGCCGGCTACAGCATCCGCGGCTCCGAGTCGAAGATCAGCCGTCTCGAACTCGGCCGCGTGGGTTTCAAGGAACGCGACGTCGCCGATCTGCTGACCATGTACGGGATGACCGATCCCGACGAGCGGCAGCTGTTCCTCGACATGGTCAAGGAGTCGAACGAGCCGGGTTGGTGGCGCCGCTACGGCGACCTGATGCCGACCTGGTTCAACGACCTCGTCGGGCTCGAAGAGGCCGCGGCCCGGATCCAGGTCTGGGAGCCGCTGTACGTCACGGGCCTGCTGCAGACCGAGGACTACGCGCGGGCGATCATGAGCCACGGCCGCAAGGACATGGTCAACGAGCAGATCGATCGCCGGGTCGCGCTGCGGATGCGGCGCCAGAAGATGCTCTCCCGGCCGGACGCGCCGCGGTTGTGGCTGGTGCTCGACGAGTCGGTGCTCCACCGTCCGATCGGCGATCGCGACGTGCTGAAGGGCCAGATCGACTACCTGCTGGAGATGATCCAGCAGCCGAACATCTCGGTCCAGGTCCTCCCGTTCGACCGGAGCGGCTACTCCGCGGACAGCGCGTTCTCGCTGCTCAGGTTCGCGGAAGAGGAACTGCCGAACATCGCCTACACCGAATACCTGACCGGCGCGCACTACATCGACAAGCGCGACGAGATCGAGCGGTACAGCCGGGCGCTGGACATGCTCGCGGAGACGCCGGACCGCAGCCGTCAGATGCTCCTGAAGCGCCGCGCGGAAATCTGA
- a CDS encoding VanZ family protein, translating to MGELLRAFGAMIPLTITAIPYALLGWPLLAAHRRRRQADRFSASATAAVDMTLALACFLVLCLVTMPVTGAQDSRLSLEPGTDLRLALSDGANLWQALGNVLMLSPLGALLPLRSRRLRSLGRIALGALAVSVLVEGTQYLIQAGRVTSADDILLNTLGAVIGAAVSKRLWHRLDVRPPVKIPVQVRRVCDAPVRLRVPRSVWDERYSGIAHPQRR from the coding sequence ATGGGCGAGCTGCTCCGCGCTTTCGGCGCGATGATCCCGTTGACGATCACCGCGATTCCTTACGCTTTGCTCGGGTGGCCGCTGCTCGCGGCGCATCGGCGGCGAAGACAAGCTGACCGCTTTTCCGCGTCGGCGACAGCCGCCGTGGACATGACGCTCGCGCTGGCCTGCTTCCTGGTGTTGTGCCTGGTCACGATGCCGGTGACCGGCGCGCAGGACAGCAGACTGAGCCTCGAACCCGGCACCGACCTGCGCCTCGCGTTGAGCGATGGCGCCAACCTTTGGCAGGCACTGGGCAACGTCCTCATGCTGAGCCCGCTCGGCGCGTTGCTCCCGTTGCGGTCCCGCCGTCTGCGGTCACTGGGCCGGATCGCGCTGGGCGCGCTGGCCGTCTCGGTGCTGGTGGAGGGCACGCAATATCTGATCCAGGCGGGCAGGGTGACCTCCGCCGACGACATCCTCCTGAACACGCTGGGCGCCGTGATCGGCGCCGCGGTGAGCAAACGTCTCTGGCACCGGCTGGACGTCAGGCCACCGGTGAAGATCCCGGTGCAGGTCCGGCGGGTGTGCGACGCCCCCGTCCGGCTGCGGGTCCCGAGGTCGGTGTGGGACGAGCGCTATTCGGGCATCGCGCATCCGCAGCGGCGGTAA
- the purF gene encoding amidophosphoribosyltransferase yields the protein MVSDPSLAGQPVTDQPDPEPREECGVFGVWAPGEEVAKLTYYGLYALQHRGQEAAGISVSDGSQIVVFKDLGLVSQVFDEQVLQSLQGHIAVGHCRYSTTGATIWENAQPIFRTTATGSGLSFAHNGNLVNTAELRDRTVAAGIKPHLGLTGSSSDSDLVCGLLAANAADKGIEAAALELLPTLKGAFCLVFADESTLYAARDPHGVHPLVLGRLERGWVVASETAALDICGASFVREVEPGELIAINAEGLRSSRFANPEPKGCVFEYVYLARPDTSIAGRSVHATRVEIGRKLAGEHPADADLVMPVPESGTPAAIGYAQGSGIPYGTGLVKNAYVGRTFIQPSQTIRQLGIRLKLNPLRDVIRGKRLVVVDDSIVRGNTQRALVRMLREAGALEVHVRIASPPVRWPCFYGIDFASRAELVANGVDLDGIRRSIGADTLGYISLDGLVAASEQPKSRLCTACFSGEYPIALPEDALIGKHLLESMDSVNGAAKPVSAAGYGAEDAIRRP from the coding sequence GTGGTTTCCGACCCGTCCCTCGCCGGACAGCCCGTGACCGACCAACCCGATCCGGAACCCCGCGAGGAATGCGGCGTCTTCGGTGTCTGGGCGCCCGGAGAAGAGGTCGCGAAGCTGACCTACTACGGGCTCTACGCACTTCAGCACCGCGGCCAGGAAGCGGCCGGCATCTCGGTCTCCGACGGTTCGCAGATCGTCGTCTTCAAGGACCTCGGCCTGGTCAGTCAGGTGTTCGACGAGCAGGTCCTGCAGTCGCTGCAGGGACACATCGCCGTCGGGCACTGCCGCTACTCGACCACCGGCGCGACCATCTGGGAGAACGCGCAGCCGATCTTCCGGACCACCGCGACGGGCAGCGGATTGTCCTTCGCGCACAACGGAAACCTGGTCAACACCGCCGAACTCCGCGATCGCACGGTCGCCGCCGGCATCAAACCGCACCTCGGCCTGACCGGTTCGTCCAGTGACTCCGACCTGGTGTGCGGACTGCTCGCGGCCAACGCCGCGGACAAGGGCATCGAAGCCGCCGCGCTGGAACTGCTGCCCACCCTCAAGGGCGCTTTCTGCCTGGTCTTCGCCGACGAGTCCACGCTGTACGCCGCGCGTGACCCGCACGGTGTGCACCCGCTGGTGCTCGGCAGGCTCGAACGCGGCTGGGTGGTCGCGAGCGAGACGGCCGCGCTGGACATCTGCGGCGCGTCGTTCGTCCGCGAGGTCGAGCCCGGTGAGCTCATCGCGATCAACGCCGAGGGCCTGCGCTCCTCGCGGTTCGCGAACCCCGAGCCCAAGGGCTGCGTCTTCGAGTACGTCTACCTCGCGCGCCCCGACACCTCGATCGCCGGCCGCAGCGTGCACGCCACCCGCGTCGAGATCGGCCGCAAACTCGCCGGCGAGCACCCGGCGGACGCCGACCTGGTCATGCCGGTGCCCGAATCCGGCACCCCGGCCGCCATCGGCTACGCGCAGGGCTCCGGCATTCCCTACGGCACGGGCCTGGTGAAGAACGCCTACGTCGGCCGCACCTTCATCCAGCCGTCGCAGACCATCCGCCAGCTGGGCATCCGGTTGAAGCTGAACCCGCTGCGCGACGTCATCCGCGGCAAGCGGCTCGTCGTGGTCGACGACTCCATCGTCCGCGGCAACACCCAGCGCGCGCTGGTCCGCATGCTGCGGGAAGCCGGCGCGCTCGAGGTGCACGTCCGGATCGCGTCGCCGCCCGTCCGCTGGCCGTGTTTCTACGGAATCGACTTCGCGTCCCGTGCCGAGCTGGTGGCCAACGGCGTCGACCTCGACGGCATCCGCCGCTCCATCGGCGCGGACACCTTGGGCTATATCTCCCTGGACGGGCTGGTCGCGGCTTCGGAGCAGCCGAAGTCGCGCCTGTGCACCGCCTGCTTCTCCGGTGAGTACCCGATCGCGCTCCCCGAGGACGCGCTGATCGGGAAGCACCTGCTGGAGAGCATGGACTCGGTCAATGGCGCGGCGAAGCCCGTCAGCGCTGCCGGGTACGGTGCTGAAGACGCCATCCGGCGTCCCTAG
- the arfB gene encoding alternative ribosome rescue aminoacyl-tRNA hydrolase ArfB has protein sequence MADDVVIGTRFVIPGAELSERFSRSSGPGGQGVNTTDSRVELSFDVAGSASIPEHLRARMLDRLSSRLVDGVVTIAASEHRSQLMNREAARARLVMLLADASAPPAAKRRPTKPSRGSKERRLASKKRRGDVKKSRRSGYSDD, from the coding sequence GTGGCTGATGACGTGGTGATCGGTACCCGGTTCGTGATCCCGGGTGCCGAATTGAGCGAACGGTTCTCCCGGTCTTCGGGCCCGGGTGGACAGGGCGTGAACACCACGGACTCGCGGGTCGAACTTTCCTTCGACGTGGCCGGTTCGGCTTCGATCCCGGAACATCTCCGGGCCCGGATGCTGGACCGGCTTTCGTCGCGTCTGGTCGACGGCGTCGTCACGATCGCCGCGTCCGAACATCGCTCCCAGCTGATGAACCGGGAAGCCGCACGGGCGCGGCTGGTGATGTTGCTGGCCGACGCGTCGGCGCCCCCGGCCGCCAAGCGGCGTCCCACCAAACCTTCGAGAGGTTCGAAGGAACGCCGCCTGGCCTCGAAGAAGCGCCGCGGCGATGTCAAGAAGTCACGCCGCAGCGGTTATTCAGATGATTGA
- a CDS encoding helix-turn-helix domain-containing protein, producing MTALTIDQIVPGRHDIDVALEALPHVEAYLARRHERDTVSVVVDENEESLVVPRGVVDLMARVLTLVAAGESVSIVPSRAELTTQQAADLLNVSRPFLIGLLETGQIEYRTVGKHRRVKAGSLHDYLRQDDRRRHEAADELSRLNQEMGLT from the coding sequence ATGACTGCGCTGACCATTGACCAGATCGTCCCTGGACGCCACGACATCGATGTGGCGCTCGAGGCGCTCCCGCACGTCGAGGCATATCTGGCCCGGCGCCACGAGCGGGACACCGTGAGCGTCGTCGTTGACGAGAACGAAGAATCCTTGGTCGTTCCGCGCGGAGTCGTCGACCTGATGGCTCGGGTGCTGACCTTGGTGGCCGCGGGCGAGAGCGTGTCCATCGTCCCGTCGCGCGCCGAGCTGACCACTCAGCAGGCCGCCGACCTGCTCAACGTTTCCCGGCCCTTCCTCATCGGGCTGCTCGAGACGGGACAGATCGAGTACCGGACGGTCGGTAAGCATCGCCGCGTGAAGGCGGGTTCGCTGCACGACTACCTCCGCCAGGACGATCGACGGCGTCATGAGGCAGCGGACG
- a CDS encoding lysozyme, giving the protein MRTSRRVTIAVGSALLLLSSTVQASAAPSPEIMSIEQDLVQNDHTIGSQIRRVEGDTSTPESKEKAARPQPEAGVLATVAGMDVASYQQNVDWAYWWGQGKRFVWTKATEGTSYKNPYFAQQYNGSYGQGFIRGAYHFALPNVSGGAAQADFFVNNGGGWSKDGKTLPGALDMEYNPYGATCYGLSQASMGAWIRAFHDRYQQRTGRWPVIYTSTSWWNTCVGTSQNFGGTVPLWVARYASTVGALPNGWGFYTVWQYTSSPLDQNTFNGAYDRLQALANG; this is encoded by the coding sequence ATGCGCACTTCCCGAAGAGTCACCATCGCCGTCGGTTCCGCGCTGCTCCTGCTCAGCAGCACGGTCCAGGCGTCGGCCGCCCCGTCCCCGGAGATCATGTCGATCGAACAGGATCTCGTGCAGAACGACCACACGATCGGATCGCAGATCCGGCGGGTCGAGGGCGACACCTCCACCCCGGAATCCAAGGAGAAGGCGGCCCGGCCGCAGCCTGAAGCCGGCGTGCTCGCGACCGTCGCGGGGATGGACGTCGCCAGCTACCAGCAGAACGTCGACTGGGCCTACTGGTGGGGTCAGGGCAAGCGCTTCGTGTGGACGAAGGCCACCGAGGGCACGAGCTACAAGAACCCGTACTTCGCCCAGCAGTACAACGGTTCCTACGGCCAGGGCTTCATCCGCGGCGCGTACCACTTCGCCCTGCCCAACGTCTCCGGCGGCGCGGCGCAGGCCGACTTCTTCGTCAACAACGGCGGGGGCTGGTCCAAGGACGGCAAGACGCTGCCGGGCGCGCTGGACATGGAGTACAACCCGTACGGCGCCACCTGTTACGGCCTGAGCCAGGCGTCCATGGGGGCATGGATCCGGGCGTTCCACGACCGCTACCAGCAGCGCACCGGCCGCTGGCCCGTCATCTACACCTCGACGAGCTGGTGGAACACCTGTGTCGGCACGTCGCAGAACTTCGGTGGCACGGTCCCGCTGTGGGTCGCGCGATACGCGTCCACCGTCGGTGCCCTTCCCAACGGCTGGGGCTTCTACACCGTGTGGCAGTACACCTCGAGCCCGCTCGACCAGAACACCTTCAACGGCGCCTACGACCGCTTGCAGGCACTGGCCAACGGCTGA
- a CDS encoding type VII secretion system-associated protein gives MAMAQRDEADRLASSPAGKRKPGKPKITEEMRANARANPNSWLYVIDEAFDPDGPVPSWAVVGAYPVNGAGEIVEDFHPNDRYRPSPKALGFPEPRNELEQLLQLVRTNHRPSADLPRVFLDSTLFVYALSPVQRTVIGFHNTDGQVLVPAYTAKALVPREWPHARAVLGRDMVPLLAGHPVTINPHDRLTAIVPSEHLDKALSDERR, from the coding sequence ATGGCGATGGCGCAGCGGGACGAGGCGGATCGGTTGGCGTCGAGCCCGGCGGGCAAGCGGAAACCGGGCAAGCCGAAGATCACCGAAGAGATGCGCGCCAACGCCAGGGCCAATCCGAACAGCTGGCTTTACGTCATCGACGAGGCCTTCGACCCCGACGGCCCGGTGCCGTCCTGGGCGGTCGTCGGCGCGTACCCGGTGAACGGCGCGGGCGAGATCGTCGAGGACTTCCACCCCAACGACCGCTACCGCCCCTCGCCCAAGGCGCTCGGCTTCCCGGAGCCGCGCAACGAGCTCGAGCAGTTGCTGCAGCTGGTGCGCACGAACCACCGCCCGTCCGCCGACCTGCCGCGGGTCTTCCTCGACTCGACGCTGTTCGTCTACGCCCTTTCCCCGGTGCAGCGCACGGTCATCGGCTTCCACAACACCGACGGCCAGGTGCTGGTGCCCGCCTACACGGCGAAGGCGCTGGTCCCGCGCGAATGGCCGCACGCCCGCGCGGTGCTGGGCCGGGACATGGTCCCGCTGCTCGCCGGGCACCCCGTGACCATCAATCCGCATGATCGGCTCACCGCGATCGTCCCCTCGGAGCACCTCGACAAAGCCCTTTCGGACGAGCGTCGCTAG
- the purM gene encoding phosphoribosylformylglycinamidine cyclo-ligase, with amino-acid sequence MSESTSATYAAAGVSIDAGDKAVELLKPHAERATRPEVMGGVGGFAGLFSLKLDKWKEPVLASSTDGVGTKIAVAQALDKHDTVGIDLVAMVVDDLVVTGAEPLFMQDYIAVGKVVPEKIAALVGGIAEGCVQAGCALLGGETAEHPGLMGEHDYDLSGTGIGVVEASKVLGPERVRPGDVVLALGSSGLHSNGYSLARRVLLEIARMPLDGHVEEFGRSLGEEMLEPTRIYAKDCLALVAEADVRTFAHVTGGGLEQNLARVMPRGLVAKLERGTWTPAPVFALIGHRGKVERAELEKTFNMGVGMVAIVGPDDVDRALAMLTARHVPAWILGDVQPAEDPDGPRAVLSGDHPRF; translated from the coding sequence GTGAGCGAGTCCACGAGCGCCACGTACGCCGCCGCCGGAGTCAGCATCGACGCCGGTGACAAAGCCGTTGAGCTGCTCAAACCGCACGCCGAGAGGGCCACCAGGCCCGAGGTGATGGGCGGGGTCGGCGGTTTCGCCGGGCTGTTCTCCCTGAAGCTGGACAAGTGGAAAGAGCCGGTGCTGGCCTCGTCGACCGACGGGGTCGGCACCAAGATCGCCGTCGCGCAGGCGCTCGACAAGCACGACACCGTCGGCATCGACCTGGTCGCGATGGTCGTCGACGACCTGGTCGTCACCGGTGCCGAGCCGCTGTTCATGCAGGACTACATCGCCGTCGGCAAGGTCGTGCCGGAGAAGATCGCGGCACTGGTCGGCGGCATCGCCGAAGGGTGTGTCCAGGCGGGCTGCGCGCTGCTCGGCGGCGAGACCGCGGAGCACCCCGGCCTGATGGGCGAGCACGACTACGACCTTTCGGGCACCGGCATCGGCGTCGTCGAAGCGTCGAAGGTGCTCGGCCCGGAGCGGGTCCGCCCCGGCGACGTCGTCCTCGCGCTCGGCTCGTCCGGCCTGCACTCGAACGGTTACTCGCTCGCCCGGCGCGTGCTGCTGGAGATCGCGCGCATGCCGCTCGACGGGCACGTCGAGGAGTTCGGCCGCTCGCTGGGCGAGGAGATGCTGGAGCCGACCAGGATCTACGCGAAGGACTGCCTCGCGCTGGTCGCCGAGGCCGACGTCCGCACGTTCGCGCACGTCACCGGTGGTGGGCTGGAGCAGAACCTCGCCCGGGTCATGCCGCGCGGCCTGGTCGCGAAGCTCGAACGCGGCACCTGGACCCCGGCGCCGGTGTTCGCGCTGATCGGGCACCGCGGCAAGGTCGAGCGCGCCGAACTGGAGAAGACGTTCAACATGGGCGTCGGCATGGTCGCGATCGTCGGTCCCGACGACGTCGATCGCGCGCTCGCGATGCTGACCGCGCGGCACGTGCCGGCGTGGATCCTCGGCGACGTGCAGCCCGCGGAAGACCCGGACGGCCCGCGCGCCGTGCTCTCCGGTGACCACCCGCGCTTCTAA
- a CDS encoding DUF397 domain-containing protein, translating to MAEQFDNGIPADRLTGAHWRKASYSNAIGNCVEVAPLASGEIAMRNSRFPTGPALIYTQAEMAAFLAGAKDGEFDDVLG from the coding sequence ATGGCTGAACAGTTCGACAACGGCATCCCGGCCGATCGTCTTACCGGTGCGCACTGGCGCAAAGCGAGCTACAGCAACGCTATCGGCAACTGCGTCGAGGTGGCTCCGCTCGCGTCCGGAGAGATCGCGATGCGCAACTCGCGCTTCCCGACCGGGCCGGCACTGATCTACACCCAGGCCGAGATGGCCGCGTTCCTCGCGGGTGCCAAGGACGGCGAATTCGATGATGTTCTCGGGTGA
- a CDS encoding Gfo/Idh/MocA family protein, whose product MGQGQLRAGLVGAGPWAKTVHAPGLADHPGTSLCAVWTRRPEAATELAEAHGAEAVGSFDELLDQVDAVAFAVPPAVQAELAVKAAEAGKHLILEKPIAADLDGARRLVDAVEAAEVAALVVLTLRFSPMTRDWLDGIKEAGGWRGGGARWLSGALLGGQYQDSAWRHDSGALADIGPHAFDLLDAALGEITEVLAAHRSEDDLWQLLFAHAGGVTSTATLSLRLPIQPTVVEVAVYGEHGYRTLGRKPGSAGESYTALLDDFAAMAASGTTSHPCDVRRGLHLQKLIERARELAGHAK is encoded by the coding sequence GTGGGACAGGGACAGCTGCGTGCAGGTCTGGTCGGTGCCGGTCCGTGGGCGAAGACGGTGCACGCGCCGGGCCTCGCCGATCATCCCGGGACGAGCTTGTGCGCGGTCTGGACCAGGCGTCCCGAAGCCGCCACGGAACTGGCCGAGGCGCACGGCGCCGAGGCCGTCGGCAGTTTCGACGAACTGCTCGACCAGGTCGACGCGGTCGCGTTCGCCGTGCCGCCCGCCGTTCAGGCGGAGCTGGCGGTCAAGGCGGCCGAGGCGGGCAAGCACCTCATCCTGGAGAAGCCGATCGCCGCGGATCTCGACGGCGCGCGACGCCTCGTGGACGCGGTCGAGGCCGCCGAGGTGGCCGCTCTCGTGGTCCTGACCTTGCGTTTCTCGCCAATGACCCGCGACTGGCTCGACGGGATCAAGGAAGCGGGCGGCTGGCGCGGCGGCGGGGCGCGCTGGCTTTCGGGCGCACTGCTCGGCGGGCAGTACCAGGATTCGGCGTGGCGGCACGACTCCGGCGCGCTCGCCGACATCGGTCCGCACGCCTTCGATCTGCTGGACGCGGCGCTCGGTGAGATCACCGAAGTGCTCGCCGCCCACCGGAGCGAGGACGATCTGTGGCAGCTCCTGTTCGCCCACGCGGGTGGCGTGACCAGTACGGCGACCCTGTCGTTGCGGCTGCCGATCCAGCCGACGGTCGTCGAAGTGGCCGTTTACGGCGAGCACGGTTACCGCACGCTGGGGCGCAAACCGGGTTCGGCGGGCGAGTCGTACACCGCGCTTCTCGACGATTTCGCCGCGATGGCCGCGAGCGGGACGACGTCGCATCCGTGCGACGTGCGACGCGGACTGCACCTGCAGAAGCTGATCGAACGCGCGCGCGAACTCGCCGGGCACGCCAAGTAG
- a CDS encoding lysozyme: MSRRVCSKGWGAVLAAGVLLLAQTPAIAREAGPRYDGAEEHYAGSQIALHEGVNVSVGPLYGGEAQTLGHDVSGHQGEVDWPGAARTGAKFVYVKATEGTGFVNPRFPQQYNGSYGVGMIRGAYHFARPDISDGAAQAHYFVDHGGGWSKDGKTLPGALDVEYNPYGETCYGRTPAQMVAWMASFAETYLWRTGRHPAIYTSTSWWKRCTGNSNVFWQNPLWIARYNTEIGELPASWKTHTIWQFSNKGSLPGDQNWFNGTEDRVRAMSIG, from the coding sequence ATGAGTCGCAGAGTGTGTTCAAAAGGCTGGGGGGCCGTCCTCGCGGCGGGGGTCTTGCTGCTCGCACAGACCCCCGCCATCGCACGGGAAGCGGGGCCCAGATACGACGGGGCCGAGGAGCACTACGCCGGTTCACAGATCGCGCTGCACGAAGGCGTCAATGTGTCGGTAGGGCCGCTGTACGGCGGCGAAGCGCAGACGCTCGGTCATGACGTCAGCGGACACCAGGGTGAAGTCGACTGGCCCGGCGCGGCCAGAACCGGCGCGAAGTTCGTCTACGTGAAGGCGACCGAGGGCACCGGATTCGTCAATCCCCGGTTTCCCCAGCAGTACAACGGTTCTTACGGTGTCGGCATGATCCGCGGCGCATACCACTTCGCGCGTCCCGACATCTCGGACGGCGCCGCGCAGGCGCATTACTTCGTCGACCACGGCGGCGGCTGGTCCAAGGACGGCAAGACGCTGCCGGGCGCGCTCGACGTCGAGTACAACCCGTACGGCGAAACCTGTTACGGCAGGACGCCGGCGCAAATGGTCGCGTGGATGGCGTCGTTCGCCGAGACCTATCTCTGGCGGACCGGACGGCATCCGGCGATCTACACGTCGACGAGCTGGTGGAAGCGCTGCACCGGGAACAGCAACGTGTTCTGGCAGAACCCGCTGTGGATCGCGCGCTACAACACGGAGATCGGCGAGCTGCCCGCCAGCTGGAAGACCCACACCATTTGGCAGTTCTCGAACAAGGGCAGCCTGCCCGGCGATCAGAACTGGTTCAACGGCACGGAAGATCGCGTACGCGCGATGTCGATCGGCTGA
- a CDS encoding SAM-dependent methyltransferase: MGVDPTRASIARVYDAFLLGKDNYEIDREVLRKVQQAAPEAQDLATENRGFLIRACRFLASQTGITQFLDLGSGLPTAENTHQVVQRINPEIKVVYVDNDPVVLAHGRALLEENENTHFVSDDIFEPERILANPDIVRHIDFTQPIALLQLGTLHHFNGPKDQPAKIMKKYIDALPSGSYVAISHFSDPQDDLSEVARKMEDFFIHSPMGSGTFRTQEEIKELFHDLEMIEPGVKLCADWWPDGPRIKELNTAQRTISGGIGRKA, from the coding sequence GTGGGTGTCGACCCGACGCGGGCCAGCATCGCCCGGGTGTACGACGCCTTCCTTCTCGGCAAGGACAACTACGAGATCGACCGGGAGGTGCTGCGGAAGGTCCAGCAGGCGGCCCCCGAAGCGCAGGACCTGGCGACCGAGAACCGCGGCTTCCTGATCCGCGCGTGCCGGTTCCTCGCCAGCCAGACGGGCATCACCCAGTTCCTCGACCTGGGATCCGGCCTGCCGACGGCCGAGAACACGCATCAGGTCGTGCAGCGGATCAACCCCGAGATCAAGGTCGTCTACGTGGACAACGACCCGGTCGTGCTCGCCCACGGGCGGGCCCTGCTCGAAGAGAACGAGAACACCCACTTCGTCTCGGACGACATCTTCGAGCCGGAGCGGATCCTGGCGAACCCGGACATCGTCCGGCACATCGACTTCACGCAGCCGATCGCGTTGCTGCAGCTCGGGACCCTGCACCACTTCAACGGGCCGAAGGACCAGCCCGCCAAGATCATGAAGAAGTACATCGACGCGCTGCCGTCGGGTTCGTACGTCGCGATCTCGCACTTCTCCGACCCTCAGGACGACTTGTCCGAGGTCGCGCGCAAGATGGAGGACTTCTTCATCCACAGCCCGATGGGCTCGGGCACCTTCCGCACCCAGGAAGAGATCAAGGAGCTGTTCCACGATCTCGAGATGATCGAGCCCGGCGTCAAGCTGTGCGCCGACTGGTGGCCGGACGGCCCGCGGATCAAGGAGCTGAACACCGCGCAGCGGACGATCTCGGGCGGGATCGGCCGGAAGGCGTAA